The nucleotide window AGATAAAGAGTTGTAACCAAAAGCTTAATCCTACTAAAAATGCATCAAAAAAATTACTCAGTAATAATCCGGCAACTATATGAGCATAAAACATCAGAGCTATAGGATTTTTGCGGGTAGCGTAATGAAAGCAGAGGGTAGTTATAAAGCCTAAAATACTAAAAAGTATAATAATGCCTGGCCAATCAAAATCTAAAAACCAGGAGAAAAAGAGCGTATAGACATTGGTTGGATCTGGAATATTGATATAAGGAAATATCGCTGCTGGTATAATAATATCATTGTTAAATAGGTGGGCAATTTTAAGAAAAAAGCTGAGACTATAATCGTGTGGAAATGGAATGGTTAATACAGGGTAAATTACAGTTTCATTAAAGGCAACAATTCCCCCCAGTAGATATAACTCTATATTTTTTATAAGTGATAAGAGGTTAGATGTCGATGAGATGCCTGTATTCAGGTGAACCCCTTTATGCATAATGATGGCAGGTATAATAAAAGCACAAATGATGAATAAGCCACTGATAAATATTTTTTTTAGTTCTAATTTTCTTACCAGTATGAAATACATGCTAAAAAAACTAAATAGAAAATAAATTACGGCCATTCTAGCCGTTGTTAAGAGACAATACAGTAGTACTGTGATAAAAAAACCCACGACAATAAGTTTATTTTTTAGGGTTTTATGAGAATAGTATTCAATGAGGGCAACAAGAGATAAAAAGCCGAACCAGGCAATTAAATATTTAAATATACCTAAGCCTTTATTGTATACCACGGCTTGCCGCAGTGTCATGAAAAATTTGCTAAGTGGATTTAAGTAATGATATTGCAAAAATTCATGTTGATGTGTTAGGGATATTTGATAAAGGTAATAGCAATAATAGGGAAAAAGTAACACACACAGTACCAAGCCTGCGAGCAAGGTAGATGGAATCCATGATCGCGAGGATGTCTCGTTAGTTCCAGAAAGAATATAATTTGGTTGAGATTGGCTATTTATAACAAATCTACTGAGGAAGCCCCCGTAACTAAAACACAAAATTCCAGTAGTGAAAATCAGTAAAGTTTTATTGCTCAATGCATAATAATCATTGGGTAAAACCACCAAGAGTAATAGCAAGATTGCCCAGTAACCTGAAAATATGACGGCAGGATGAAATATTTTTTTGCTAAAACGATAATTGATTAGTCCTATGATACTAATGATGATGGCGCATATAAGTGTGTTCATAAAATAGCCTTCCTGTGTGCAGTCAATTTAAATGCAAAAGGATGCTGTTTGATTGTTAGCCAACGAGCTATTAAAGTATCTGTTATGACTAACATCATATATATGAAAGCACTTAAAGTGGTGATATACGCTGAGGCAACATATCCGTATAACGGGATGAACACAATATTGCCTATCACGTTAGCAACCAGTGCACAACACACATATATTAACATCCTTATTGTTTTTCCTTTAAGTTCCAACGTCTTATGTACTAACATAGCCATTTGCCAGCAAATAGCCCCTGCGGCAACTGGGAGCACCAACTGGGTTGCAGAGTGATCATTTGTACCCAAGATGATTCTGGTAAGGATAGGGGCAACTTGGCTTAACGTCAATAAGGCCATGATGCCAATTATGATTTCTAACGTAATCGCTTTTTTTAATAAGTTAAGGGAGTCTTTTTCTTGCCGCTGATTCCATAGACGCACAATACGTGGATGGGCTGCATATAATACGGGTGCCAGCATCAGGCCAAAGGAGTTATATACCACATCATAGACGGCAGAATAGGTGCCTACTGCCTTGGCATCCATGAAATAATTAATGATATATCGGTCTGAAGTGTTGAGTAAGGTCGATAATCCAATCCAAAGTGTCAGAGGAATTCCAAATGGCATAATTACTTTTTTGATTATTCGGGTAAAATTGCTATGCCAGGCAAAATCTATTTTTATACCCCGTGATATCACATAACAGGCAATAGAAAGGGTCAAGGCAGAACCCAGTAATAGTACCGTGTAGCTTTTGATGCCTAATATAAACAATAAGCCTAAAGGTAATGTAATGATAAAAAATCCTCGGCAAAACTCTGCCAATATAATTTTTTTGGGCTTCAACATAGCTTGTTGTACACTGACCAAGAGGTTATAAAATATTAAGGCAAGGACAGCGATAGTCGCAATAAATAGATTTAATGGCGCTAAGTGCAGATAGGTGATTGCAAAAATTAAGAAACCTATAGCAAACAATAAAGTGGTCAGCAAAGTTGAGAATAAAATGGCGGTGCTAAAAATCCTACGTTGTTGAGTTGAATCAAAACGTGAGTAGTAACGCAATATTGATTGAGATAGCCAGATGGGCGCGACATTGCCGGTAAACAAAATAGCTGCTTGTATTAAGGCATATTCGCCATAGATTTCACGACCGAGTAAGCGTATAAACAAGGTAATAGATAAAAGCCCAGAAAATGCTGGAAACATTCTAGCGATAAAATAGTATAAAGAATCTTTTTTCAGCTCATCCAATCTAAATTTCATGGGCTAAAATCCTCACTAGCTACTTATTTGCTATGCGGTTCTTCCAAACATCCGCTTTCGCAATAATTGCCGCTGGATCCAAGGTCAAAAATTCTCCATTTTTATACAATTGCTTGCCGGCAACCCAAACATCCGTCACCTGTTGGCTATTCGCTGCATAAACGATCTGCGATACTGGATTGTAAATGGGTTGTGTATTGGGGTGTGACAAATCAATAGCGATGATATCGGCGGCTTTTCCAGGAACTAATGAGCCGGTGATTGAGCCTAACCCTAAAGCCTTAGCACCATTTAACGTAGCCATGCGCAATGTTTCCTGTGCATTGACCGCAGTTGGGTTTTGGGCGACAATTTTACCTAACAGCGAAGCACTGCGCATCTCACCAAACATATCAAGATCATTATTGCTGGCAGCGCCATCTGTGCCTATAGCTACATTAATACCGGCATCCAGTAGTTTTTTGACTGGGCAAAATCCGCTGACTAGCTTTAAATTAGATTCTGGGCAGGTAACGACTTGGGGATGCGTTTGGTGCAGAATCTCCATATCTTCATCATTGATCTGTGTCATATGCACGCATTGTAGTCGCTCAGAAACTAAACCCAAATCGTAAAAACGTTTCAACGGACGTTTATTAAATTCTTGCAAACTTTGTCGAATTTCGGCGTCAGTTTCATGCATATGAATATGCATTAGTAAATTATGCTGATCGGCATAAGCTTTAGCTTGTAACAGCGCCGCATCGTGAACAGTGTAGGGTCCTTGGGGATGAACAGCGGGTGTAATCAAGGGATGATGGCGCCATTTTTGGCAAAAATCATCCATTTTAGTTAGATATTCTTCTACAGTTTTCGCCTGTCGTGTTGGGACATTAATAATTAAAGAGCCTACTAAAGCACGTAAGCCAGCAGCAACTGTGACCTCGGCGCTAATATCACTATAGAAGTAATTTTCATTAAAACAGGTAGTGCCGCTGCGGATCATTTCTAAAAATGCCAATTGCGAGCCATCGCGGATGAACTCTTCATCCAGCCAACGACTTTCAGCTGGCCAGATATGTTCGTTTAGCCAAGTCATTAATGGTAGGTCATCCGCCATACCACGAAATAGCGTCATAGGGCTGTGGGCATGGGCATTGATTAGGCCAGGCAATATTGCATGATTATTTAAGGTTATGTTGGATTTGCTTTCGTATTGGGCATGAGCTTCTGTTGTAGGTAATAATGCTAGGATACGTCCTTGATCGATTGCCAAAGAATGGTTTTCCCAAATGGTGTCAAAGGGTTCTATGGGAATGATCCAGCGGGCATGAATCAGGGAATCAATTTGGGTTTTCATGATGTCCTTTGAGTATTGGTGAGGCTCAACGCTAGTTGTCATCCTGAGCGTAGCGAAGGATCTGTCCTTATGCCGGCACTCATGTTATGTGGGCGTCACAATATGGAGATCCTTCGCTATGCTCAGGATGACATTACACTCAGGATGACAGCTATGGGCGGCAGCCAGAGTGAGCAGTTCAAACTTTAAATACTACTTTCTTGTTTAGGGTATAACCAATCAAAGTATAACAAACCATGCCACATAAGAAACCGATATCATGCGGCATTTTCAGCAACTCGACAACCCCAACCAGGCAGAGGTTGCTGGCTAAGTAAGCAATGACAAACACAATGAAAAACTTGAACGCTTCTTTGTGCCAGTGATGACCACTCTTAAAGGTAAAATATTTATTCAATATAAAACTACAGACGACACCAATTAAAGTGCCAATCAGATAGGCCAGAGCATAATTCACTCCGAACACGTGAAATGCAGTCAAGGTTGACCCCATACCGACAATGGTATTGATAACCCCAACCACCAGGTATCTAAGAAATGTCGGATCTATTAGTCCATTTTTTACGAATGATATAAATTGGTCTTTGCTTGCTTTCATCAGATACACGGCCTAAATACTCCCCAATCACCCCTAATGCTATTAATTGCACGCCACCCAAAAATAAAACACTCACCATTAGCGATGGGTAACCTGGAATAGGGTTGCCATACAGCAGGGTGCGAATAAGGAAAAAGATTCCATAAAGTATACTTGTCAAAGCAACGATTATGCCTAAATAAGAGGCAAATTGTAGGGGCATTTGACTAAAAGAAGTAATGCCCTCCAGGGCAAAATTCCATAATTTCCAATAGTTCCATGAGGTTTTGCCTGCATGGCGCGGTGGACGATTATAATGAATTGTTGCCGTCTTAAATCCTACCCAAGCGAATAATCCCTTCATAAAGCGCCGCCGTTCAGGAATTTGCTGTAATGCATCTACCACTGGGCGTGAAAGAAGTCGAAAATCACCGGTATCCTCAGGGATTTTAGTTTTACTCATTCGGTTAATAGAACGGTAAAACAGGTGGGCAGTCATGCGCTTGAGCCAACTTTCTCCTTCACGCACATTGCGGACTGCATTGACCACATCAAAACCTTCTTCCCACTTTTTCACCAGTTCAGGGATTAATTCAGGAGGATCCTGTAAGTCTGCATCCACCGGAATCATCGCATCCCCAATAGCCAGATTAAGGCCCGCTGTCATGGCGGCTTCCTTGCCAAAATTTCTTGAAAAATCAACAACTTGTATTCTTTTGTCTTTTTCCCGTAATTGTAGTAATTTTACCAGAGTTTCATCTTGGCTGCCATCATTAATGCAGATCATTTCCCATGCATAAGGTAGAGGTTGCATTGCCGTGACCAGGCGCTCATAAAGGGTTAAGATATTATCAGCTTCATTGTACAGCGGAACTATTAAACTAATTATCCCTTGGGCTGGGATATGTGGGATATGTCCTGATATTGATTGTTTTAAGTCCATATTTCACCTGTTTTTTAATCAAAGAGTACTAAATCACCGAATTTTCACCGCATCTAATGAATTATGCAACAAGACATCAATAATTGGTAATCTTTTCAAACATTTAAGTCAAAATGCTGCCGTCCCATTTGGCATAATTTTATAAAGAGTTTTTTCTCAAATTATAGGCTGTATGCATAAATTGTGATAAAATAGTCCATTAATTGTTGTTGGAATTTTCCTATCATAACCATTTGATTTTTAATGCAAAAAGGCTGTTCATGCTCACCCACTCCAAAGAAATCACTCGCATATCCATCGAACAAGAAATGAAGCAATCCTACCTAGATTACGCCATGAGCGTTATTGTAGGCAGGGCTTTGCCCGATGCACGTGATGGGCTTAAACCCGTACATCGGCGGGTGCTATTTGCCATGCAGCAATTGGGCAATGATTGGAACAAACCGTATAAAAAATCTGCGCGTATCGTCGGTGATGTGATCGGTAAATACCATCCGCATGGCGATAGTGCCGTATATGACACGATCGTACGTATGGCGCAGCCATTTTCTTTGCGCTATTTGTTGGTCGATGGTCAAGGTAACTTTGGTTCAGTCGATGGCGATGCCCCTGCAGCCATGCGTTATACCGAAATCCGCATGTCAAAATTGGCGCATGCTTTACTGGCGGATCTGGAAAAAGAAACTGTCGATCATGTGCTCAACTATGATGAAACTGAGCAGGTACCCGTCGTATTACCCACGCGTATACCCAATCTATTGGTTAACGGTTCATCGGGTATCGCCGTCGGCATGGCAACCAATATCCCTCCGCATAATCTCAACGAGACCATAGGCGCCTGTATCGCTTTACTGGACAATAAAGAAGTCACCATTGATGAATTAATGACGCACTTGCCAGGCCCAGATTTCCCCACGGCCGGCATTATCAATGGCCGTGCCGGTATTTTACAAGCCTATCGTACTGGCCGCGGTCGCGTACTATTACGCGCTAAAACCAATATAGAAATTAATGAAAATACTGGCAAACAAGCCATTATCGTTAATGAATTGCCTTACCAGGTCAATAAGGCACGCCTCTTAGAAAAAATTGGCGAACTGGTCAAAGATAAAAAAGTCGAAGGTATCACCGCCATACGCGATGAGTCTGACCGTGAAGGCATGCGAATTGTGATTGAAGCGCGTCGCGGTGAAAACGCCGAAGTATTGCTGAATAATCTGTTTTTACAAACGCAGTTGCAGGTTACCTTTGGCATCAACATGGTGGCTTTAGATCACGGCCAACCGCGTGTGATGAATCTCAAAGAATTGCTAGAAGCTTTCATTTCTCATCGCCGTGAAGTAGTCACCCGTCGCACGATCTATGATTTGCGCAAAGCACGCGAGCGCGCGCATCTATTGGAAGGTTTGGCTGTCGCGCTAGCTAATATTGACCATCTCATTGCTTTAATTAAAGGCTCAGTCAGCCCGGCGGAAGCTAAAGAAAAGCTGTTAGCAGAAGTATGGGCACCTGGTTTAGTTGTTGATTTGCTACAGCAAAATGGCAGTGAAATTTCTCGGCCTGAAAATCTAACTGAAGGATATGGATTACTCGCCTCGGGTTATCGCTTATCACCGGCGCAGGCACAGGCCATTTTGGACTTAAGGCTACATCGCTTGACTGGTCTGGAAAAAGAAAAAATTCTCCAAGAATATCAAGATTTATTGCGCCTTATACAAGATTTATTAGAAATTCTTGGCAATCCAGAGCGTCTAATACAGGTTATCCGTGAAGAATTGCTAGAAGTGAAAGAACAATTTGGTGATGCACGCCGCACACAAATCATGGAGAGTGAAGAAGATTTCACCATGGAAGATCTAATTCCTGAAGAAGCAGTGGTGGTCACGGTATCGCATGGTGGTTATGCTAAAACTCAGCCTATCACTGATTATCAGGCGCAAAAGCGCGGTGGTAAAGGTAAATCTGCTGCAGCCATGAAAGAAGAAGATTTCATCGAGCATTTGATTGTCGCCAGCACCCATGACACCTTATTATGTTTTTCAAACCGCGGCAAAGTGTATTGGTTAAAAACTTATTTATTACCGCAGGCCAGTCGTCTGGCGCGCGGCCGACCGCTAGTGAATCTGTTGCCTTTAACTGAGGGTGAGCGTATCAGTGCCATACTGAGTTTGCGTGAATACACCCAGAATCAGTATGTAGTGATGGCCACAGCGCGTGGCACCATTAAAAAAGTCGCATTACCTGATTTTTCTCGTCCACGTAACGATGGCATTATCGCCGTAGTTTTGGAAGAAGGTGATGAATTGGTGGGTGTGGATATTACTGATGGTGAGCGCGAGATTATGTTATTTAGTGATGCAGGCAAAGTAGTGCGCTTCCATGAATCACATCTGCGTCCTATGGGACGCAAGACACGCGGTGTACGCGGTATTCGTCTCAAATCCACGCAGCGTGTTATTGCGATGATTATTGCCAGAGCAGAGGGTACGATTTTAACCGCTACAGCTAATGGCTATGGTAAACGCACTTCTATTGAAGAATATCGCCAATCAGCCCGTGGCGCTCAGGGTGTTATCTCTATCCGTGTCAATGAACGTAATGGCGAAGTCGTGGGTGCTTTGGAAGTTGCTGACAGTGATGAACTCATGCTGATTAGCGACCAGGGTCGTTTAATACGCACCCGGGTCGATGAAATTTCTCTGGTAGGCAGAAGCGCCCAGGGGGTTAAGCTGATCCGTTTAAATGAAGCTGAGCATTTAGTCGGTATTGAGCGCATTGTTGATGTGCAGACATAGTGAGTTACGAAAAATTTTACCAACCCGCAATATAAAAAACAGGAGTTATCTTCAATGCCTAGAGTGTACAATTTCAACCCCGGTCCTGCTACCTTGCCTGAAGCAGTATTAAAACAAGCCCAAGATGAATTGCTTAACTGGCAGGGTCAAGGTTTGTCCGTATTGGAAATTAGTCATCACGATCCGGCTTTTTTAAAAATGGTTGAAACTGCTGAAGCGGATTTTCGCGAATTACTAGCCATTCCAGAAAATTATAAAGTTTTATTCTTGCAGGGTGGGGCGCGCAGCCAGTTTTCCATGGTGCCATTGAATTTATTGCGCGGCAAAACCAGTGCTGATTATCTTGATGTGGGTATTTGGTCAAAGATGGCGTTGACTGAAGCATCACGCTATTGCAACGTGAATATTGTTGCAAGTGGTGAGAAACAAAATTATATCTCCATTCCTGAAGAGTCTTCTTGGCACTGTGATCCTAATGCGGCATATTTGCATTATGCGGATAATGAAACTGTCAACGGGTTGGAATTTAGCAAGATTCCAAAAATAACTGAAGTGCCATTGGTCGCAGATATGTCCTCGAATATTTTATCCCGCGCCATTGATATCTCTCGCTTTGGCTTGATTTACGCTTCAGCCCAAAAAAATGCTGGTCCTGCCGGTCTCACTCTAGTCATTGTGCGCGAAGATTTATTAGGCCAAGCCTTGCCGATCACGCCAACCATGTTCAACTATAAAGTTCATGCAGACGCTCATTCTATCTATAACACCCCGCCTACCTTTATCTGGTATATGGTTGGATTAACGTTTAAATGGTTGAAACAACAAGGTGGCGTAAGCGCGATAGAAAAAATCAATCAGCGTAAATCTGAAAAACTTTATCACTTTATTGACAATAATGATTTTTATAGCAATCCAGTTGATAAGCGTTATCGCTCGCGTATGAATGTGGTATTTCGCTTGGCTAATGAAAATTTAAACGCATTATTTTTACAGGAAGCTAATGCGGCAGGACTTGCAGGTTTGAAAGGTCATAAGTTGGTAGGCGGCATGCGTGCGAGTATCTACAATCCCATGCCTGAAGCTGGCATTGATGCTCTAATTTCATTTATGCAAGATTTTGCTCGACGTAATGGTTGAGCTTCCTGAAGCGTTGTCATTCCCACCCAGGCGGGAATGACAGTGTTTTTTATAGGGGGTGAGTTACAGTCAGGCAATCTTTCATGTGGCGCATACCCTCATTGGAAC belongs to Gammaproteobacteria bacterium and includes:
- a CDS encoding GtrA family protein translates to MKASKDQFISFVKNGLIDPTFLRYLVVGVINTIVGMGSTLTAFHVFGVNYALAYLIGTLIGVVCSFILNKYFTFKSGHHWHKEAFKFFIVFVIAYLASNLCLVGVVELLKMPHDIGFLCGMVCYTLIGYTLNKKVVFKV
- the gyrA gene encoding DNA gyrase subunit A, whose product is MLTHSKEITRISIEQEMKQSYLDYAMSVIVGRALPDARDGLKPVHRRVLFAMQQLGNDWNKPYKKSARIVGDVIGKYHPHGDSAVYDTIVRMAQPFSLRYLLVDGQGNFGSVDGDAPAAMRYTEIRMSKLAHALLADLEKETVDHVLNYDETEQVPVVLPTRIPNLLVNGSSGIAVGMATNIPPHNLNETIGACIALLDNKEVTIDELMTHLPGPDFPTAGIINGRAGILQAYRTGRGRVLLRAKTNIEINENTGKQAIIVNELPYQVNKARLLEKIGELVKDKKVEGITAIRDESDREGMRIVIEARRGENAEVLLNNLFLQTQLQVTFGINMVALDHGQPRVMNLKELLEAFISHRREVVTRRTIYDLRKARERAHLLEGLAVALANIDHLIALIKGSVSPAEAKEKLLAEVWAPGLVVDLLQQNGSEISRPENLTEGYGLLASGYRLSPAQAQAILDLRLHRLTGLEKEKILQEYQDLLRLIQDLLEILGNPERLIQVIREELLEVKEQFGDARRTQIMESEEDFTMEDLIPEEAVVVTVSHGGYAKTQPITDYQAQKRGGKGKSAAAMKEEDFIEHLIVASTHDTLLCFSNRGKVYWLKTYLLPQASRLARGRPLVNLLPLTEGERISAILSLREYTQNQYVVMATARGTIKKVALPDFSRPRNDGIIAVVLEEGDELVGVDITDGEREIMLFSDAGKVVRFHESHLRPMGRKTRGVRGIRLKSTQRVIAMIIARAEGTILTATANGYGKRTSIEEYRQSARGAQGVISIRVNERNGEVVGALEVADSDELMLISDQGRLIRTRVDEISLVGRSAQGVKLIRLNEAEHLVGIERIVDVQT
- the serC gene encoding 3-phosphoserine/phosphohydroxythreonine transaminase produces the protein MPRVYNFNPGPATLPEAVLKQAQDELLNWQGQGLSVLEISHHDPAFLKMVETAEADFRELLAIPENYKVLFLQGGARSQFSMVPLNLLRGKTSADYLDVGIWSKMALTEASRYCNVNIVASGEKQNYISIPEESSWHCDPNAAYLHYADNETVNGLEFSKIPKITEVPLVADMSSNILSRAIDISRFGLIYASAQKNAGPAGLTLVIVREDLLGQALPITPTMFNYKVHADAHSIYNTPPTFIWYMVGLTFKWLKQQGGVSAIEKINQRKSEKLYHFIDNNDFYSNPVDKRYRSRMNVVFRLANENLNALFLQEANAAGLAGLKGHKLVGGMRASIYNPMPEAGIDALISFMQDFARRNG
- a CDS encoding oligosaccharide flippase family protein; the encoded protein is MKFRLDELKKDSLYYFIARMFPAFSGLLSITLFIRLLGREIYGEYALIQAAILFTGNVAPIWLSQSILRYYSRFDSTQQRRIFSTAILFSTLLTTLLFAIGFLIFAITYLHLAPLNLFIATIAVLALIFYNLLVSVQQAMLKPKKIILAEFCRGFFIITLPLGLLFILGIKSYTVLLLGSALTLSIACYVISRGIKIDFAWHSNFTRIIKKVIMPFGIPLTLWIGLSTLLNTSDRYIINYFMDAKAVGTYSAVYDVVYNSFGLMLAPVLYAAHPRIVRLWNQRQEKDSLNLLKKAITLEIIIGIMALLTLSQVAPILTRIILGTNDHSATQLVLPVAAGAICWQMAMLVHKTLELKGKTIRMLIYVCCALVANVIGNIVFIPLYGYVASAYITTLSAFIYMMLVITDTLIARWLTIKQHPFAFKLTAHRKAIL
- a CDS encoding glycosyltransferase family 2 protein, whose amino-acid sequence is MDLKQSISGHIPHIPAQGIISLIVPLYNEADNILTLYERLVTAMQPLPYAWEMICINDGSQDETLVKLLQLREKDKRIQVVDFSRNFGKEAAMTAGLNLAIGDAMIPVDADLQDPPELIPELVKKWEEGFDVVNAVRNVREGESWLKRMTAHLFYRSINRMSKTKIPEDTGDFRLLSRPVVDALQQIPERRRFMKGLFAWVGFKTATIHYNRPPRHAGKTSWNYWKLWNFALEGITSFSQMPLQFASYLGIIVALTSILYGIFFLIRTLLYGNPIPGYPSLMVSVLFLGGVQLIALGVIGEYLGRVSDESKQRPIYIIRKKWTNRSDIS
- a CDS encoding TRZ/ATZ family hydrolase, whose product is MKTQIDSLIHARWIIPIEPFDTIWENHSLAIDQGRILALLPTTEAHAQYESKSNITLNNHAILPGLINAHAHSPMTLFRGMADDLPLMTWLNEHIWPAESRWLDEEFIRDGSQLAFLEMIRSGTTCFNENYFYSDISAEVTVAAGLRALVGSLIINVPTRQAKTVEEYLTKMDDFCQKWRHHPLITPAVHPQGPYTVHDAALLQAKAYADQHNLLMHIHMHETDAEIRQSLQEFNKRPLKRFYDLGLVSERLQCVHMTQINDEDMEILHQTHPQVVTCPESNLKLVSGFCPVKKLLDAGINVAIGTDGAASNNDLDMFGEMRSASLLGKIVAQNPTAVNAQETLRMATLNGAKALGLGSITGSLVPGKAADIIAIDLSHPNTQPIYNPVSQIVYAANSQQVTDVWVAGKQLYKNGEFLTLDPAAIIAKADVWKNRIANK
- a CDS encoding O-antigen polymerase is translated as MNTLICAIIISIIGLINYRFSKKIFHPAVIFSGYWAILLLLLVVLPNDYYALSNKTLLIFTTGILCFSYGGFLSRFVINSQSQPNYILSGTNETSSRSWIPSTLLAGLVLCVLLFPYYCYYLYQISLTHQHEFLQYHYLNPLSKFFMTLRQAVVYNKGLGIFKYLIAWFGFLSLVALIEYYSHKTLKNKLIVVGFFITVLLYCLLTTARMAVIYFLFSFFSMYFILVRKLELKKIFISGLFIICAFIIPAIIMHKGVHLNTGISSTSNLLSLIKNIELYLLGGIVAFNETVIYPVLTIPFPHDYSLSFFLKIAHLFNNDIIIPAAIFPYINIPDPTNVYTLFFSWFLDFDWPGIIILFSILGFITTLCFHYATRKNPIALMFYAHIVAGLLLSNFFDAFLVGLSFWLQLFIFTFLIYKVPLVLNSFYKIKVKHASNS